The following coding sequences are from one Lycium ferocissimum isolate CSIRO_LF1 chromosome 3, AGI_CSIRO_Lferr_CH_V1, whole genome shotgun sequence window:
- the LOC132049197 gene encoding calmodulin-binding protein 25-like: MASSDNLMTMDQPWAVRSAFSDSWFSDMFTKDTETLTKVHLQKSGFSQEPEMKTNPVQTSTGSGRTVSGGSENETTGSNRKSKVGVSGKITKRKSRASRRNTTTYITADVDNFRHMVQQVTGVRDGQLPVAHVLKPEAQRVVNRLQHGSCLPTLDTSAFLLDHVSQQSVEPTPPLDHVVVDGGSCGFDFSTFSGFPTLESFMESNVV; encoded by the coding sequence ATGGCTTCTTCTGACAATTTAATGACCATGGATCAACCATGGGCTGTTCGTTCTGCTTTTTCTGATTCTTGGTTTTCCGACATGTTCACTAAAGACACCGAAACATTAACGAAAGTCCACCTTCAAAAATCTGGGTTTTCCCAAGAACCGGAAATGAAGACAAACCCGGTTCAGACATCAACCGGGTCGGGTCGAACCGTTTCGGGCGGGTCGGAAAATGAGACAACTGGGTCGAACCGGAAGAGTAAAGTTGGTGTGAGTGGAAAGATAACCAAGCGGAAGTCACGTGCTTCTAGGCGTAATACGACGACGTATATAACTGCTGACGTGGATAATTTCAGGCATATGGTGCAACAGGTTACCGGTGTTAGGGACGGGCAGCTGCCGGTTGCTCATGTTTTAAAACCTGAAGCACAGCGTGTTGTTAACAGGCTACAGCATGGTAGTTGTTTGCCAACACTTGACACGTCAGCTTTCTTATTGGACCACGTGTCTCAGCAATCAGTGGAACCTACACCACCGTTGGATCATGTGGTGGTTGACGGTGGATCATGTGGTTTTGATTTTAGCACTTTTTCTGGCTTTCCTACCCTTGAGTCATTCATGGAAAGTAATGTAGTTTAA